A genome region from Arachis duranensis cultivar V14167 chromosome 8, aradu.V14167.gnm2.J7QH, whole genome shotgun sequence includes the following:
- the LOC107460335 gene encoding transcription factor HEC2-like encodes MDNTIDQLKSSSSSEEDQMDLMNMMMMQLPNEFSSPNYADETSVQGFHPSPQLLGARSSSTMQLSDSIDNRNSIMPWSSPSTTISFSNNNTTSMLQTELPSLLGNSGATENKRNSMAAMREMIFRIAAMQPIHIDPESVKPPKRRNVKISKDPQSVAARHRRERISERIRILQRLVPGGTKMDTASMLDEAIHYVKFLKAQIHSLERASSSASNNNNNNATASGAGAATATANAPGASYLSLPKPYQGRNAHHYGDA; translated from the coding sequence ATGGACAACACCATTGACCAGTTGAAATCATCTTCCTCTTCGGAAGAGGATCAGATGGACTTGATGAACATGATGATGATGCAACTTCCTAACGAATTCTCTTCACCTAATTACGCTGATGAGACCAGCGTCCAAGGATTCCACCCATCACCACAGCTTCTTGGTGCACGCAGTAGCAGTACTATGCAACTATCAGATTCAATTGATAACAGAAATTCTATCATGCCCTGGTCTTCACCATCCACCACAATCTCTTTCTCTAACAACAACACTACCTCAATGCTTCAAACAGAATTGCCATCTTTGTTGGGAAATTCAGGTGCAACGGAGAATAAGCGGAACTCGATGGCGGCGATGAGGGAGATGATATTCAGAATAGCGGCCATGCAGCCAATACACATAGACCCTGAGTCAGTAAAGCCACCAAAGCGGAGGAACGTGAAGATCTCGAAGGATCCACAGAGTGTGGCGGCGCGGCACAGGAGAGAAAGGATAAGTGAGAGAATAAGGATACTGCAGAGACTGGTCCCCGGAGGAACCAAGATGGACACTGCTTCAATGCTTGATGAGGCCATTCACTACGTCAAATTTCTCAAGGCTCAGATTCACTCATTGGAAcgtgcttcttcttctgcaagcaataataataataataatgcaactGCATCAGGTGCAGGTGCAGCTACTGCCACTGCCAATGCCCCTGGCGCCTCTTATCTTTCTCTACCTAAACCTTATCAAGGTCGAAATGCTCACCATTATGGAGATGCATGA
- the LOC107460444 gene encoding heat stress transcription factor B-4: MALLLDNCESILLSLESNKSVPAPFLTKTYQLVDDPATDHIVSWGEDQSTFVVWRPPEFARDLLPNYFKHNNFSSFVRQLNTYGFRKIVPDRWEFANEFFKKGEKHLLCEIHRRKTAHHPQQITAINHHHSPIPSFFPFSSRLSISPPNDSDDQANWCDSPPPTATPCYNTSSVTALSEDNERLRRSNTMLMSELAHMKKLYNDIIYFVQNHVKPVPPSNTCSSSLLLCNNTPSSHSYASSGAANGNVSMLQRPMNHLLGYYSQTQNCPSNTARSSVTIVEAPPPCKTKLFGVPLQSKKRVHPEYGSNNLANSETNKARLILEKDDLGLNLMPPSTTC, translated from the exons ATGGCTCTTCTGCTAGACAACTGCGAGAGCATTCTACTGTCGCTAGAGTCAAACAAGTCGGTGCCGGCGCCGTTTCTGACAAAGACGTACCAGCTGGTGGACGATCCAGCCACCGATCACATAGTGTCATGGGGAGAAGACCAAAGCACCTTCGTCGTTTGGCGTCCTCCTGAGTTCGCTAGAGATCTTCTTCCTAATTACTTCAAACACAATAACTTCTCAAGTTTCGTTCGCCAGCTCAATACTTAT GGTTTCAGAAAGATTGTTCCGGATAGGTGGGAGTTTGCTAATGAATTCTTCAAGAAGGGAGAGAAGCACTTGCTGTGTGAGATCCATAGAAGAAAAACCGCACACCACCCTCAACAGATAACCGCCATCAACCACCACCACTCTCcgattccttctttctttccatTCTCAAGCAGGCTCAGCATCTCGCCGCCAAACGACTCCGATGACCAAGCCAATTGGTGTGACTCTCCGCCGCCCACCGCCACACCCTGCTACAACACCTCATCCGTCACGGCGCTGTCGGAGGACAATGAGAGGCTGAGGCGGAGCAATACCATGCTCATGTCGGAGCTTGCACACATGAAGAAGCTCTACAATGACATAATCTACTTCGTTCAGAACCATGTGAAGCCAGTTCCTCCAAGCAAcacttgttcttcttctttactTCTTTGCAATAACACGCCATCATCACATTCATATGCTTCTTCCGGTGCCGCTAATGGTAACGTTTCAATGCTGCAAAGGCCGATGAACCATCTTCTCGGCTATTATTCTCAAACTCAAAACTGTCCAAGCAACACGGCAAGGAGCTCCGTCACGATTGTGGAAGCGCCACCACCCTGTAAGACCAAGCTTTTTGGAGTGCCGCTTCAGTCCAAGAAAAGGGTGCACCCTGAGTATGGGTCTAACAACCTCGCTAATTCAGAGACTAACAAGGCGCGTTTGATTTTGGAGAAGGATGACCTTGGCTTGAATCTCATGCCTCCTTCTACTACTTGTTAA